A region of Salinibacter sp. 10B DNA encodes the following proteins:
- a CDS encoding TIM barrel protein, with protein sequence MPSRRGFLKTAGAWSAGGLLGARASSSAVSLTRPAADNGWARGSKLGISTYSYWHFDGPPVPIKDVIDEASAIGVGGVDVLHRQMPRETPEYARELRRYAFSQGVDLICLSIHQDFVTPDERQREHNINHTKYALDLAAQMGIPCIRVNSGRWGTIDSFDKLMAEGGNEPPLDGYTREDAFQWCIDAFKKCVPVARDKGVVMALENHWGLTSSADGVLRIVEAVDSPWLQVLADTGNFPDQTYSQLEALASHSILVSAKTYYGGGEWYTLDLDYERIAQIFRDAGFEGYVTLEFEGTADPGPAVRKSLSRISDAFRA encoded by the coding sequence ATGCCTTCTCGACGTGGTTTCCTCAAAACTGCAGGCGCCTGGTCTGCCGGCGGCCTCCTCGGGGCCAGAGCGTCCTCCTCAGCGGTCTCCCTGACCCGTCCGGCCGCAGACAACGGATGGGCACGAGGCTCAAAGCTTGGCATCTCGACCTATTCGTACTGGCACTTCGACGGTCCCCCGGTTCCCATCAAAGATGTGATTGACGAAGCCTCGGCCATCGGGGTGGGCGGCGTCGACGTGTTGCACCGGCAAATGCCGCGCGAGACTCCCGAGTACGCCCGGGAGCTTCGTCGCTACGCCTTTTCACAGGGCGTCGATCTGATTTGTCTGTCCATCCATCAGGACTTCGTGACGCCGGACGAACGGCAGCGCGAGCATAACATCAACCACACGAAGTACGCGCTCGATCTCGCTGCTCAGATGGGCATTCCCTGCATTCGCGTCAACTCCGGGCGCTGGGGTACGATCGACTCCTTCGACAAACTCATGGCCGAGGGGGGCAACGAGCCGCCGCTCGACGGCTACACGAGAGAGGACGCATTCCAATGGTGCATCGACGCCTTTAAGAAGTGCGTGCCGGTTGCTCGGGACAAAGGGGTGGTGATGGCACTCGAAAACCACTGGGGCCTTACGAGCTCCGCCGACGGCGTCCTCCGGATCGTAGAAGCCGTCGACTCGCCGTGGCTCCAGGTCCTCGCAGACACCGGCAACTTTCCGGACCAGACCTACTCTCAGCTCGAAGCGCTCGCCTCCCACAGCATTCTGGTGTCCGCAAAGACCTATTACGGCGGCGGGGAGTGGTACACGCTCGATCTTGACTACGAGCGCATTGCCCAGATTTTCCGGGACGCGGGGTTTGAGGGATACGTGACGCTGGAATTTGAAGGGACGGCTGATCCGGGGCCTGCCGTCCGGAAGAGCCTGTCCCGCATCTCGGATGCGTTCCGGGCCTGA
- a CDS encoding tautomerase family protein: MPTVRVTIPQGDLSDEQTARFVERLTDAVQQFYLDETGEDLRDVVNVQIQETAENGYAVGGEIIG; the protein is encoded by the coding sequence ATGCCGACTGTTCGCGTTACCATTCCGCAAGGCGACCTCAGCGATGAACAGACTGCCCGGTTTGTGGAGCGTCTCACCGATGCCGTGCAGCAGTTTTATCTTGACGAGACGGGAGAGGACCTTCGAGATGTCGTCAACGTGCAGATTCAAGAGACCGCTGAGAATGGGTATGCCGTGGGGGGAGAAATCATTGGTTGA
- a CDS encoding TetR family transcriptional regulator, with protein sequence MPTPDDILNATERVLRRFGPEKTNVVDVARALDVSHGALYRHFSSKEALFDAVTRRWLREVERPLAAIRSKEGAADERLYRWLDTLIRTKREARHDDPEMFATYYQLAQEAEGIVDQHVEVLVGQLTDILEDGRAQGVFYVSDAEAAARAVFQATSRFHHPARSDTWDEPAIDDQFEAIWQIVRTGLTTEG encoded by the coding sequence ATGCCCACGCCGGACGACATTCTGAATGCGACCGAACGCGTGCTCCGGCGCTTTGGGCCGGAAAAGACGAATGTGGTGGACGTGGCCCGTGCGTTGGACGTGAGTCACGGTGCCCTTTACCGCCATTTTTCGAGCAAGGAGGCCCTCTTTGATGCTGTGACCCGCCGGTGGCTGCGAGAGGTTGAGCGGCCGCTTGCGGCAATCAGGAGCAAGGAGGGCGCTGCCGACGAGCGTCTCTACCGGTGGCTCGACACCCTCATCCGTACCAAGCGTGAAGCTCGACACGACGATCCGGAGATGTTTGCGACGTACTACCAGCTCGCGCAGGAGGCTGAGGGAATCGTCGATCAACACGTGGAGGTACTGGTGGGGCAGTTGACCGATATTCTGGAAGACGGTCGGGCACAGGGGGTTTTCTATGTGAGCGACGCAGAGGCTGCGGCCCGAGCGGTTTTTCAGGCGACCTCTCGGTTTCATCATCCAGCGCGATCCGACACCTGGGACGAGCCGGCCATCGACGATCAGTTTGAGGCGATCTGGCAGATCGTGCGCACCGGCCTGACGACCGAAGGGTAG
- a CDS encoding DUF3095 domain-containing protein, protein MTTETFYDQLPLLNDFTEVANPEHYRPVPDDWVVAVGDVRDSTGAIDQGLYKDVNVVGASVIAAVLNALGHRSVPYVFGGDGAALCVPGEQAEAVTQALGGVRRMAREEFGLRLDVGVVPVEDLIHEGHTVMVARYRLSEVIEQAVFIGSGLYVAEERVKADPDGPFGVPSTVTGPADFSGLECRWDQVPSHRDEIVALLVHATGASLQDNANIYDEVITRLRQIYGGDDTRRPVLHGQLRMSFSPRKLSTEQRVRTHRRGRLDRLLYWPRVMVKNLIGSALMALDWSTSATQWGNYKQDLERHTDFRKMDGTLRQVIAGTVEQRNKLEAYLQEQYERGNLIYGLDASEAAMITCLVFQYEKEHVHFVDGADGGYAHAARALKARERARGA, encoded by the coding sequence ATGACCACAGAGACCTTTTACGACCAGTTGCCGCTCCTGAACGACTTCACGGAGGTCGCGAATCCGGAGCACTATCGGCCCGTCCCGGACGACTGGGTGGTTGCGGTGGGAGACGTGCGGGATTCGACCGGGGCAATCGATCAGGGGCTCTACAAAGACGTGAACGTGGTGGGGGCATCTGTGATTGCGGCCGTGCTCAATGCCCTCGGACACCGGTCGGTCCCCTATGTCTTTGGGGGCGACGGGGCCGCCCTGTGCGTCCCGGGAGAGCAAGCCGAGGCCGTGACGCAGGCGCTGGGCGGGGTGCGACGGATGGCCCGAGAAGAGTTTGGGCTCCGGCTGGACGTGGGAGTGGTCCCGGTGGAGGACCTCATCCACGAGGGACACACCGTCATGGTGGCCCGGTATCGGCTCTCAGAGGTGATTGAGCAGGCGGTCTTCATCGGGAGCGGGCTCTACGTGGCGGAGGAGCGGGTAAAGGCCGATCCGGACGGACCGTTTGGCGTGCCGTCCACAGTGACGGGCCCGGCAGATTTTTCTGGTCTCGAATGTCGCTGGGATCAGGTGCCCAGCCATCGAGACGAAATTGTGGCACTGCTGGTCCACGCCACAGGGGCATCCCTGCAGGATAATGCAAACATCTACGATGAGGTCATCACTCGTCTGCGCCAGATTTATGGAGGCGATGACACTCGACGACCGGTTCTGCATGGGCAGCTCCGCATGAGTTTCTCGCCCCGGAAGCTTTCCACGGAGCAGCGGGTCCGAACGCATAGACGAGGACGGCTTGATCGCCTGCTCTACTGGCCCAGGGTCATGGTGAAAAACCTGATAGGGTCGGCTCTCATGGCCCTGGACTGGTCCACAAGTGCGACCCAGTGGGGCAACTATAAACAGGACCTGGAGCGACACACCGATTTCCGCAAGATGGACGGGACCCTGCGGCAGGTAATCGCCGGCACGGTAGAACAGCGAAACAAACTCGAGGCCTATCTTCAGGAGCAGTACGAACGAGGGAATCTAATCTACGGCCTCGACGCTTCGGAGGCAGCCATGATTACGTGCCTCGTCTTCCAGTACGAGAAGGAACACGTGCACTTTGTGGACGGGGCGGACGGTGGCTACGCTCATGCGGCACGGGCCTTGAAAGCGCGGGAACGAGCCCGTGGGGCGTGA
- a CDS encoding exo-alpha-sialidase, protein MPRLRLWIGLLLLGGLGILVWSSSPSPFTNSSVPTGVSWSPPVQIASGEAYRGPWRMNQSDWRFVDDPTAALGREGTAGVVWTDHVAQDLFFQIYGPDGTPRHSSPVNVSRNPETFSWLPRVAFPTGSPDTVYVLWQEIIFSGGTHGGETLFARSLDGGRSFNEPTNLSQSKAGDGKGRLTKQLWHNGSLDLAVGPEDTVYAAWTEYEGRLLLSHSTDAGAHFSSPLHVAGSTKRPARGPSLDVDSTGTLHLAWAVGEDPSADIQYTHTTDAWNAFSPPQVVAESKGHSDAPSLAVAPSGTVHLAYGESPTGPFQRYHVRYTRSSPRVDSFRESTALSDRAEADAQAHFPTLRAPIQDTVHVLWERYPNRSERPRGLAYTTSTDGGGTFDSPSAVPGSADPEHGFNGSQQGLLMEKLAANAGGDLAVVNSRFDQGTESHIWLYQGQTNR, encoded by the coding sequence ATGCCTCGACTTCGCCTCTGGATCGGCCTGCTTCTGCTGGGGGGACTCGGGATTCTCGTGTGGTCTTCTTCTCCCTCTCCTTTCACAAATTCGTCAGTCCCGACTGGGGTGTCGTGGAGTCCCCCTGTACAAATAGCAAGTGGTGAGGCATACCGCGGTCCCTGGCGCATGAATCAGTCGGACTGGCGGTTCGTCGATGATCCAACCGCGGCCCTCGGCCGAGAGGGCACCGCCGGGGTCGTCTGGACCGATCACGTAGCACAGGATCTCTTCTTTCAGATCTACGGGCCGGACGGGACGCCGAGACACTCCTCCCCGGTGAACGTCTCCCGCAATCCGGAAACCTTCTCCTGGCTCCCCCGCGTCGCCTTCCCAACCGGCTCGCCGGATACGGTGTACGTCCTCTGGCAGGAAATCATCTTCTCCGGGGGCACGCACGGCGGGGAGACACTCTTTGCCCGGTCGCTGGACGGCGGGCGCTCCTTCAATGAACCGACCAATCTTTCGCAGTCCAAGGCGGGTGACGGAAAGGGACGATTGACGAAGCAACTCTGGCACAACGGAAGCCTCGACCTCGCAGTGGGACCGGAGGACACGGTCTACGCCGCCTGGACCGAATACGAAGGGCGCCTCTTACTTAGCCACTCCACAGACGCGGGTGCTCATTTTTCCTCTCCTCTGCACGTGGCCGGCAGCACGAAACGACCGGCTCGTGGCCCCTCCCTCGACGTCGACTCCACCGGGACGCTGCATCTTGCGTGGGCCGTGGGCGAAGATCCGAGTGCCGACATCCAGTACACGCACACAACTGACGCGTGGAACGCCTTTTCTCCACCTCAGGTCGTCGCCGAAAGCAAGGGCCATTCTGACGCCCCATCGCTCGCGGTGGCCCCGTCCGGCACCGTCCACCTCGCCTACGGCGAAAGCCCGACCGGTCCGTTTCAGCGGTACCACGTGCGCTACACTCGCTCCTCCCCCAGAGTGGATTCGTTCCGCGAATCCACTGCCCTTTCTGATCGGGCCGAAGCCGACGCGCAAGCACATTTTCCAACCCTCCGTGCACCGATTCAGGACACGGTGCACGTTCTTTGGGAACGCTACCCAAATCGGAGCGAGCGCCCGCGCGGCCTTGCCTACACGACGTCAACCGACGGTGGGGGCACGTTCGATTCTCCGTCGGCCGTACCGGGAAGTGCCGACCCCGAACACGGCTTCAACGGCAGTCAACAGGGCCTGCTGATGGAAAAGCTCGCGGCAAACGCCGGTGGAGATCTCGCGGTGGTCAACAGCAGGTTTGATCAGGGCACCGAGAGTCACATCTGGCTCTACCAGGGACAAACCAACCGCTGA
- the lgt gene encoding prolipoprotein diacylglyceryl transferase — protein sequence MLAQLHWNVDPTIFRLGPLAPRWYGLLFASGFLIGFYLMRSVFQREDRPETDLDFLLLYLLGGTVIGARLGHILFYAPGYYLMNPVEIIAIWEGGLASHGGLIGVPFAIWLYCRRRDDQPFVWLLDRLAAPVALTGSFIRLGNLFNSEILGVPSDLPWAVVFERIDQTARHPVQVYESISYFLIFVLLWGLYRKWGEKTPRGMLIGLFFTLVFGVRIVLEQFKVEQAHFEMALPLGMSMGQLLSIPAVAIGLWLVWRAVQSSEESTAASS from the coding sequence ATGCTCGCCCAACTCCACTGGAACGTCGACCCGACGATCTTTCGCCTCGGGCCTCTTGCCCCCCGCTGGTACGGCCTGCTGTTTGCGTCAGGCTTCCTCATCGGCTTCTATCTCATGCGATCCGTCTTCCAGCGCGAGGATCGGCCGGAAACGGACCTGGACTTTTTGCTCCTCTACCTTCTCGGCGGCACGGTCATCGGCGCCCGACTCGGACACATCCTGTTCTACGCGCCCGGCTACTATCTGATGAATCCAGTCGAAATCATTGCCATCTGGGAGGGGGGACTTGCCAGCCACGGAGGTCTCATCGGCGTTCCCTTTGCCATCTGGCTCTACTGCCGCCGGCGCGACGATCAGCCTTTCGTGTGGCTACTCGACCGCCTGGCCGCGCCCGTCGCCCTCACCGGTAGCTTCATCCGGCTGGGCAACCTCTTCAACTCCGAAATCCTGGGCGTACCGTCCGACCTCCCTTGGGCCGTCGTCTTCGAGCGCATCGACCAGACGGCCCGCCACCCCGTGCAGGTGTACGAGTCGATTTCCTACTTCCTGATTTTTGTTCTGCTGTGGGGCCTGTACCGCAAATGGGGCGAAAAGACGCCGCGCGGCATGCTCATCGGTCTGTTCTTCACGCTCGTGTTTGGCGTGCGCATCGTGCTAGAGCAGTTCAAGGTGGAACAGGCCCACTTCGAGATGGCGCTCCCCCTTGGCATGAGCATGGGACAGCTCCTCAGTATCCCCGCCGTGGCCATTGGCCTCTGGCTGGTGTGGCGCGCGGTGCAGTCGTCTGAAGAATCGACGGCGGCCTCCTCATAG
- a CDS encoding citrate synthase, with product MSSTTLDTSTLFATEHGAVDWTADERLAFTLGDRDWVFERKEVRALHEALQSLAAQVYRCNCDCRWQVRLEGRETIVLSTDEVLRLHSLLDGVGAMIELYSLLDDVSVGRPTTSDR from the coding sequence ATGAGCTCCACTACGCTTGACACCTCTACGCTGTTTGCCACCGAGCACGGGGCCGTGGACTGGACGGCGGACGAGCGTCTTGCTTTTACTCTTGGAGATCGGGATTGGGTTTTTGAGAGGAAGGAGGTCCGGGCCCTTCACGAGGCGCTTCAGTCCCTGGCCGCGCAGGTGTATCGATGCAACTGCGATTGTCGATGGCAGGTGCGCCTGGAGGGACGAGAGACCATTGTTCTGAGTACCGATGAAGTTCTTCGCCTTCACTCCTTACTGGATGGGGTGGGGGCAATGATAGAACTCTACTCGCTCCTCGACGACGTGTCGGTCGGGCGTCCGACCACGTCGGATCGGTAA
- a CDS encoding arylsulfatase, with amino-acid sequence MGGGCTSDSSSPSSSSRPNVVFILADDMGYGDLRSYNTESKIPTPHLNRLAENGMRFTDAHSSGSLCVPSRYGLLTGRYPHRENMTDWTQRSLIDADQATLATLLRDRGYTTYMVGKWHLGFEGGTDYDCSQPLRGGPRDRGFDHYFGLPASLDIPPYFYIRNRQCVAAPTDTIGANQSDAKIWTDIQGAFWRGGNVAPNFRHEEVLPRLKEEALSYLQTHHEEREQRPFFLYLALTAPHTPWLPPDSLRGTSNAGLYGDFTAQVDGVVGRVVNALDAMGLRENTVVIFSSDNGPVWYSKDENRFNHRSTHQYRGMKGDAWEGGHRVPFVVRWPGRVPAGTSSDQLLTFTDVVPTIADLTGPALPEDSADGDNLAAVWTADRDSVARGPTVHNALSYLVVRDGSWKLIPGLGSGGFTEPQTRSPAAGDPEGQLYHLGRDPAESNNLYEARPDVVDRLEEQLEHYRSQRPQTDTE; translated from the coding sequence ATGGGGGGAGGGTGTACCTCTGATTCGTCGTCTCCTTCGTCTTCCAGTCGGCCAAACGTCGTTTTTATCCTGGCCGACGACATGGGCTATGGAGATCTTCGAAGCTATAACACAGAGTCCAAGATCCCAACGCCGCACCTCAATCGCCTGGCAGAGAACGGCATGCGATTTACGGATGCCCATTCGTCCGGGTCGTTGTGCGTGCCGTCCCGGTATGGGTTGCTCACCGGGCGATATCCGCATCGGGAGAACATGACCGATTGGACGCAGCGGTCTCTCATCGACGCCGACCAGGCGACCCTCGCCACGCTGCTTCGGGATCGCGGGTATACAACGTACATGGTGGGGAAGTGGCATCTCGGCTTTGAGGGAGGCACCGACTATGACTGTTCGCAGCCCCTCCGTGGAGGTCCCCGTGATCGCGGCTTCGACCATTATTTTGGGCTCCCGGCATCGCTCGACATTCCTCCCTACTTCTACATTCGAAATCGGCAGTGCGTCGCGGCTCCGACCGACACGATCGGGGCAAATCAGAGCGACGCGAAGATCTGGACCGACATTCAGGGCGCATTTTGGCGCGGAGGAAACGTCGCCCCGAACTTTCGTCACGAGGAGGTCCTTCCGCGCCTGAAAGAAGAGGCGCTTTCGTATCTCCAGACGCATCATGAAGAGCGAGAGCAGCGCCCGTTCTTTCTGTATTTGGCGCTAACGGCTCCGCACACGCCGTGGCTTCCGCCCGATTCCCTTCGCGGCACGAGCAATGCAGGCCTCTACGGCGACTTTACGGCCCAGGTCGACGGGGTCGTCGGTCGGGTGGTGAACGCGCTCGATGCGATGGGACTGCGAGAGAATACCGTAGTCATCTTTTCCAGTGACAACGGGCCGGTCTGGTATTCCAAAGACGAGAACCGCTTCAATCACCGATCGACCCACCAGTATCGGGGCATGAAAGGGGACGCCTGGGAGGGCGGGCACCGCGTACCCTTCGTGGTCCGCTGGCCCGGACGGGTCCCGGCCGGCACCAGCAGCGATCAGCTTCTCACGTTTACGGATGTAGTACCTACGATTGCGGACCTGACAGGTCCGGCGCTGCCGGAGGATTCGGCCGATGGGGACAATCTGGCTGCGGTCTGGACTGCGGACCGCGACTCGGTAGCGCGGGGGCCTACAGTGCACAATGCCCTCTCGTATCTCGTGGTGCGGGACGGTTCGTGGAAGCTAATCCCCGGCCTAGGGAGTGGAGGGTTTACGGAGCCTCAGACGCGATCTCCAGCGGCGGGCGACCCCGAGGGGCAGCTCTACCATCTCGGGAGGGATCCGGCCGAGTCGAACAACCTGTACGAGGCTCGCCCCGACGTGGTGGATCGGCTCGAAGAGCAACTGGAGCACTATCGGAGCCAGCGCCCACAGACGGACACTGAGTAA
- a CDS encoding sulfatase: MTLIRSLGLVLLALSGAVLASSFGTARAQAQDRPNIVFIFSDDHAVQALGAYEGRLAALNPTPEIDRIAEEGMLFRNAFVGNSICAPSRATILTGQHSHMNGVRTNGDRLKRGVQTFPELLQQAGYQTAMIGKWHLKRKPEGFDYWEVLPGQGRYYNPRFRTPDGTTSYTGYVSDIITDRALRWLRNGRSEDEPFLLMYQHKAPHRNWQPGPDHLTTYEDVKVPAPRTLFYDYAGLAAPATMQEMEVQNDLRWGWDLKLPQPPSASNDSLGGFQRFFSRYTPRQKKAWRAAYEDENEDFYEQYRSGALQGRDLTRWKYQRYIKDYLRSIRSMDDQIGRLLDALDRQGVADETIVVYASDQGFFLGEKGWFDKRWMYEESLRMPLLVRWPGVVEEGAESTALVQNLDIAQTFLDAAGVKAPGSMQGRSLVPLLKGTVPEQERAAIYYHYYEYPAVHSVMRHEGIRTDRYKLIHHYWVDQWSLFDLKTDPRELHNVYGHPDYAQVTERLKQRLRTLKDRYEVPEDETEVEPYE, translated from the coding sequence ATGACTCTGATTCGCTCGCTGGGCCTCGTTCTCCTTGCTCTTTCGGGAGCCGTATTGGCATCGTCGTTCGGGACGGCGAGGGCACAGGCCCAGGACCGTCCGAACATCGTCTTCATCTTCAGTGACGATCACGCCGTGCAGGCCCTGGGGGCGTATGAGGGGCGCCTGGCTGCCCTCAACCCGACTCCGGAGATCGACCGGATCGCAGAGGAGGGCATGCTTTTCCGCAACGCCTTCGTTGGGAATTCGATCTGTGCCCCGAGCCGCGCCACGATCCTTACTGGACAGCACAGTCACATGAACGGCGTGCGAACCAATGGGGACAGATTGAAGAGGGGCGTGCAGACCTTTCCGGAGTTGCTACAGCAGGCGGGGTACCAGACCGCCATGATTGGCAAGTGGCACCTGAAAAGGAAGCCGGAAGGGTTTGATTACTGGGAGGTTCTTCCGGGACAGGGGCGGTATTATAATCCTCGCTTCCGTACCCCCGACGGCACGACCTCGTACACGGGGTATGTCTCGGACATCATTACGGACCGGGCCCTCCGCTGGCTGCGAAACGGCCGGTCGGAGGACGAGCCATTTCTGCTGATGTATCAGCACAAGGCCCCGCATCGCAACTGGCAACCGGGGCCCGATCACCTCACGACCTATGAGGATGTCAAGGTTCCGGCCCCGCGGACGCTCTTTTACGACTATGCCGGTCTGGCTGCACCGGCGACCATGCAGGAGATGGAGGTGCAGAATGACCTACGGTGGGGATGGGACCTAAAACTACCGCAGCCGCCCTCGGCCTCCAACGACAGTCTCGGGGGCTTCCAGCGGTTTTTCAGCCGATATACCCCCAGGCAGAAGAAGGCCTGGCGGGCGGCCTACGAAGATGAGAATGAAGACTTTTACGAGCAGTATCGGTCCGGAGCACTGCAGGGCCGAGATCTGACGCGGTGGAAGTACCAGCGCTACATCAAAGACTATCTCCGCTCGATTCGGTCGATGGACGACCAAATTGGACGGCTGCTCGATGCGCTGGACCGACAAGGCGTAGCCGACGAAACCATCGTCGTCTATGCGTCCGACCAGGGGTTCTTTCTCGGCGAAAAGGGGTGGTTTGACAAGCGATGGATGTACGAGGAGTCCCTCCGAATGCCGCTGCTAGTGCGGTGGCCTGGGGTTGTGGAGGAAGGGGCGGAGAGCACGGCACTGGTCCAAAATCTCGATATTGCCCAAACGTTTCTCGACGCGGCGGGCGTCAAGGCACCGGGATCCATGCAGGGCCGGAGCCTCGTGCCGTTACTGAAGGGCACAGTCCCCGAACAAGAGCGAGCGGCGATCTACTATCACTACTACGAATACCCGGCCGTCCACAGCGTCATGCGGCACGAGGGCATCCGCACGGACCGATACAAACTGATCCACCACTATTGGGTCGATCAGTGGTCCCTCTTCGATCTGAAGACGGATCCCCGTGAGCTACACAATGTGTATGGACACCCCGACTACGCGCAGGTTACCGAGCGCCTGAAGCAACGTCTCCGTACGCTGAAAGATCGGTACGAGGTGCCGGAGGACGAGACGGAGGTGGAGCCCTATGAGTAG
- the argS gene encoding arginine--tRNA ligase, whose protein sequence is MKDYLQTQIRHVLDDLGDVPDDFAVSLEAPAREEHGDLATNTALRLGSILEDNPRSIAETVAEKLRDRVDPRRVKSVEVAGPGFINFRFAQDYLFEGLADLLAEGDDFGHTDVGSGQQALVEYVSANPTGPLNVGHGRNAVLGDTIANLLEWTGYDVTREYYFNDAGRQMRVLAQSVRARYEALVSEDVTTKALTLDDDTTVEVPDSFPEDGYLGEYIIDIAEQVYEEHGASLLTTESLAPFQEAAEEAIFAEIEATLQRLNIEMDGYANEQALHDEGTVQEVIDGLTEAGLTYEDEGALWLKTTTFGKEKDTVLVKQSGEPTYRTPDIAYHKTKFERGFDLMIDVFGADHHAAYPDVLNAIDVLGYDKEKVEVVLYQFVTLVRGEEPVKMSTRRANYVTLDNLIDEVGEDVTRFFFLMRSPDTHLNFDLELAQEESEKNPVFYLQYAHARICSVIDKAEEVGFSYDEDANLSLLTHEDEIALIKELLRFPRALQNAADARAPHFVPNYLRDVATAFSQFYDNCQIIGEDEDLATARMHLALAAKTVLKNGLTVLGISAPRNM, encoded by the coding sequence ATGAAGGACTATCTACAGACCCAAATTCGCCACGTGCTCGACGACCTCGGGGACGTGCCCGATGATTTTGCGGTTTCCCTCGAAGCCCCTGCCCGCGAAGAACACGGCGACCTCGCCACGAATACGGCCCTTCGTCTCGGTAGCATCTTGGAGGACAACCCGCGCTCCATTGCTGAAACGGTGGCCGAGAAGCTTCGCGATCGCGTCGACCCACGTCGCGTCAAAAGCGTGGAAGTGGCCGGGCCGGGCTTCATCAATTTCCGCTTCGCCCAAGACTATCTGTTCGAGGGTCTCGCCGATCTACTGGCAGAAGGCGACGACTTTGGGCACACCGATGTGGGCTCAGGCCAGCAGGCCCTCGTGGAGTACGTGAGCGCCAATCCCACCGGTCCGCTCAACGTAGGCCACGGGCGCAACGCCGTCCTCGGCGACACGATTGCCAATCTTCTGGAGTGGACTGGGTACGACGTGACGCGGGAATACTATTTCAACGACGCCGGGCGGCAGATGCGCGTGCTCGCCCAGTCGGTCCGCGCTCGCTACGAGGCGCTCGTCAGCGAGGATGTGACCACCAAGGCGCTCACACTCGACGACGATACGACTGTCGAGGTCCCCGACAGCTTTCCGGAGGACGGCTACCTGGGGGAGTACATCATCGACATTGCCGAACAGGTCTACGAGGAGCACGGAGCCTCCCTTCTGACCACTGAGTCGCTGGCCCCCTTTCAGGAGGCCGCCGAGGAGGCCATCTTTGCCGAAATTGAGGCCACCCTACAGCGCCTCAACATCGAAATGGACGGCTACGCAAACGAGCAGGCGCTGCACGACGAGGGAACGGTTCAGGAGGTCATTGACGGGCTCACGGAGGCAGGCCTGACGTATGAGGACGAGGGAGCGCTCTGGCTCAAAACCACGACGTTCGGGAAGGAGAAAGACACCGTCCTGGTGAAGCAGAGCGGGGAGCCCACGTACCGCACACCGGACATCGCCTACCACAAAACAAAGTTCGAGCGCGGCTTCGACCTCATGATCGACGTCTTCGGGGCCGACCATCACGCGGCCTATCCGGACGTTCTCAACGCCATCGATGTTTTGGGATACGACAAGGAGAAGGTGGAGGTCGTACTCTACCAGTTCGTGACACTCGTGCGAGGCGAGGAGCCGGTCAAGATGAGCACGCGGCGAGCCAACTACGTAACGCTTGACAACCTGATCGACGAGGTGGGGGAGGACGTCACCCGTTTCTTCTTCCTCATGCGCTCCCCGGACACGCACCTGAACTTCGATCTCGAACTGGCGCAGGAGGAAAGTGAAAAAAACCCGGTGTTCTATCTCCAGTATGCTCACGCTCGCATCTGTTCCGTCATCGACAAGGCGGAGGAAGTGGGGTTCTCGTACGACGAGGACGCGAATCTGTCCCTGTTGACGCACGAGGACGAGATTGCTCTCATCAAAGAATTGCTCCGTTTCCCCCGCGCCCTTCAGAACGCTGCTGACGCCCGTGCTCCGCACTTCGTGCCCAATTATCTGCGCGATGTGGCAACGGCCTTCTCGCAGTTCTACGACAACTGCCAGATCATTGGCGAAGACGAGGACCTCGCTACCGCCCGGATGCACCTGGCCCTCGCTGCCAAGACCGTGCTCAAGAACGGCCTCACGGTTCTGGGCATCTCGGCGCCGCGGAACATGTAG